The genomic stretch TTACAGTCATCATGATATCGACACCACGCGCGACCCGTCCTTCTCCGGCTTCAGCGAGCAACTGAAGGCGAGCTATGGCGCGAGCACCGTGCAAGTGTTCGGCGAGGCGTCGCGGGCTTTCGATGTCGGGGCTCTCAAGGTCGAGCCGTTCGCGGGGCTGGCCTATGTGCATTTGTCGACCGACGGTTTTGGCGAGGAGGGGGGAGCCGCCGCGCTCGGCTCGGATAGCATTAGCAATGACGCCACCTTCACCACGCTCGGCGCACGGCTCTCGCAAACATTCACGGTCGGCGGCTCGGCGCTCGAGGCGCGCGCCTCGCTCGGCTGGCGGCATGCCTTCGCCGACCTGCCGGCGGCGCGGCTGTCCTTCGCCGGCGGGGACGCCTTCACGGTCACCGGCGTGCCGATCGCCAGGGACGCGCTGGCGCTGCAGGCCGGCGTCGATCTCGCCATCGGCCAAGCCAGCCGGCTCGGCTTCACCTATGACGGCCAGTTCGCCTCAGGCGCCATGGAGAACGCCTTCAAGGCGACTTTCTCGACCCGTTTCTGAGTGTGTCGGCACCGCCCCTGGAGCCTACGCGAAATAGGGCCGCAGATTGTGCCGGCAATCCATTGGCGGCCGCTTTTCGACTGCGACCGGATTTCTTGAAGGTTTGGGCGAATAGCCTTTTAGAACAAGTTGAATTACCTTCTATTAACTTCGAATCAGCGTCGCTTGACATATTAGGTAATATAAGAATACCATTTGGAGTTGCCGAATTGGGGGGCTCCAATGACGGACATTTCTGTAAGCGCGAGCTTGCTCTCTCGTGCTGCGAAGAGGAATGGCTATGCCGTTCCTGCCAAAGGCCTGGTGTTCTTTGGCATTCGTGGCCTGTCTCCAGATCATCCGTTCGATAATACTTTTGCGCAGAGTCAGCCGGCGCATTTCAGCGCCTATGATTTCCGCCACATGCGCTGCACTCTTGGGCAGTGGAAGGTGGAGACAGGTGAAGTGGCGCTGTTTCCAGGTTCGACCGTACCGTCCCTGCCCAACATCACCAACGCCAAGGCCAAGGGCGGCTCCGGCACCAATCTTTTGATGCCTGGCCGCTTCGAGCATGAGCGTGGCACGCACAAGGCCGGCAAGCCTAGTGGCCACCGGGCCTTTCGCCAGGCGTCCTTCCAGCCGGTGTGGCGCACCGCCGACAATCTGGACTACGATCTCAAGGACAGACTGGATTTCGGCTCGAGCTCGGGCGATTTCGTCTGGGACAATATCCACTGCGCCTATTACGACAATCCGGAGGCGGGCTATTCCAGTGCCGGCTGCCAGGTCATCTGCGGCCTGCCGCAGTCGCCGTCGCGCCACATGGCGCCGGAGACGGGCCCCTGGCGCGCCTTCATCGACAGCGCCTACGGCACCAGTCAGACCCGTTTCGTCTATCTGCTGTTCACCGCCGAGGAATTGTCGTCCGTCGACAAGATCGCCGACACGGCGCTCAAGCAGGTTGTCTGCTTCGGCTCGTCGGGCGCGCTCGCCAAGAAAGTGCAGCAGGCGCTGGTCAAGCAAGGCGATTTGCAGGGCACGCCCGATGGCGCCTTCGGACGCCTGTCGCTGATGGCGCTGGTGAATTTCCAGAAGCGCCAGTTTGGCGCGGGCGCAGCCGACGGCGTGTGTGGCGAGAAAACGGCGGCAGTGCTTGGCATCGATCTTCCCACCATCGCCAACGCCGGTACGGCGCCGATGCCGACGGGTCCCGCCGACGAGGCGACATCGGGCAATCCGGATCTTCCCGACGAGACCGATCTGGCGCCCGATGTGCTGACGATGCTGCTTGTGGCGCTGGGATTGCAGCCGCCGCCCGACGCTCCGGCGTCGACGTCGGCGGGCCCGGCCGCCGGCCCGGCCCAGGGAAGCGCCGCCTCGACGGCCGGCCCGGCGGCGGTATCGCCACCGGCCGATGGCGGCAAGGCCAATTTCGAACGCGCGCAAGAAATCGTTCGCGAGTTCGAAGGCGGCTATTCCGACGATCCGAAGGATCCTGGCGGGGCCACCAATTTCGGCATCACCCGCAAGACGCTTGCGGCCTGGCGCGGCAAGCCGGTCTCCAAGGCCGACGTCGCCAATATGAGCTACCAGGAAGCCAAGGAGATCTATTTCTCGGAATACTGGTCGAAATCGTCCTGCGGCGCGATGCCTGGTCCGCTGGCGCTCGCCGTCTACAATGTCGCCGTCCACGCCGGGGTCGGCACCGCGGCAACCTATCTGCAAAAGGCGCTCAACCAGAATGGCGCGGCGGTGGCCGTCGATGGCGGCATCGGCGGCGAGACTCTGGGCGCGATCCCGAAGACGCCGCTGCCGGATGTGATCGGCGACGTCATCGATCTCTATGACGCGAAGCTGCGCGCGCATCCCGACTACGAGCATTTCAAGAACGGCTTCAATCGGCGCGTCAACAAGCTGCGGCTCGAAACCGAGCGCTGGCTTGAGGAAGACGGCGAACAGACGCTTCCGATACCGACGCCGAACCTAGAGGAAGGGGATCCTGTCGTGACGGACAAAGTGAGCGAATTCATTCAGGCGCTGCTGGCTGCACTGCAACCCGGCGCGACCACAATAACTGGAACCACGACGACCACGCCGGCAACCACCACGACGACGACCACGCCGGCACCGGGAACGGGAACCACCGTGGCGGCGGCTGCCAGCCTGGCCTTGCTTCTGCGTCAGCTGGCGCAAGGTCTGGATGGCAACCCTGTCGTCCTGCCGCCGAATTCGGCGGCCACCAATGTGCTGACGCCGGTCAATGGCGCGCTCGGCCAATGGCTGGGAAAGTTGCTGGATGGGCGCAAGAGCGCGCTCGGCATTATTGGGGTGCTGGCAAGCGCCTTGCTGACGCCGGGAACGGCCGGGGCGGCGGCGACCACATCTCCCCTGGGCGAGCTCATTCCGATCATAGGCTCGATACCGGGACTGGCGCCGATCATGATGCCGATCTCGCTGGCGCTGACCGCGTGGGGCCTGCTCGGCAAGATCGACAAATACGTGCGCGCGGCAAAGCAATAGGACTGGCGCCAAGGGGGGAACCAATGGCTGATGTTCCAGGCGATGGACCATCCCGGAACATCGTCGTCTTTGCCGATGGCACCGGCAACAGCGCCGCCAAGGCGTTCAAGACCAATGTGTGGCGCCTCTACCAGGCGCTGGACCTGACCAGTGCGGACCAGATCGCCGTGTTCAGCGACGGTGTCGGCACCTCGCAATTCAAGCCTTTCGAGATCATCGGCCTGGCGCTCGGCTTCGGTGTGAAGCGCCGCGTGCTGGCGCTCTACAAGTTCCTTTGCCTCAACTATGAGCCGGGCGACAGGATCTTCGCCTTCGGCTTCAGCCGCGGCGCCTTCACCATCCGCGTGCTGGTCGGCATGATCGCCAGCCAAGGGCTGGTCGACTTCAAGACGGAAGAGGAACTCGACCGCAACGCGCTCGCCGCCTATCGGGCGTATCGGCCGAAGGCCTTTGGTTCGAAACTGCCTTGGGTGGTGTTCGCCCGCTTCGTGCGCGACCGGGCGGTCGACCTGTGGAATGAGATCACCGGGAGCCGCCCCTACGCGCAAGTGCAGCTGCAAGCACCGGCCTTCCGCTCGGCCGGCGAGATCCGCATCGCCTTCGTCGGTGTATGGGACACCGTCTCCGCCTATGGTCTGCCGGTCGACGAATTGACCAAGGCGGTGGACAAATGGGTCTGGCCAATGACATTCGCCAACAGGGACCTTCTCGGCGCCGTCGATTGCGCCCGGCAGGCCTTCAGCATCGACGACGAGCGGCGCACATTCTTTCCGATACCCTGGAACGAACCTGCTCCGGCACTGGCTGCGGCGGTCCGGAAGCAGATTGACGTTCCCGATCCGCGCCTGCTGCAGGTCTGGTTCGCCGGCTGCCACGCCAATGTCGGCGGTGGCTATCCGGACGACAGGCTTGCCCACATACCCCTGTGCTGGATGATCGGCGAGGCCGCCGAGCAAGGCCTGCAATTCAAGAAGGATCTGGTCGCCGACTATTGGGACTATGCGTCCGAGACCGGGCGCATCTACGATTCGCGATCCGGCGTCAGCGTTTTTTACCGCTACCATCCGCGCGATGCCCAGGATCTGATGGAGCGTGACGGGAAGCGCATCAACCATGGCGTAAAGCCGCTGGTCGATGCCAGCGTCATAATCCGCATGGCGAAGGGATCCGACGACTACGCGCCGATCGCGCTGCCCGAGCATATCGACGTGTTGTCGCCGCTCGGCGAGCGGATACCTTTCATTGGCCTGCCGGGCAAACGCCTGGCGCCGACAAGCAAAGCCAAGCCTGTCGACAAATTGCCGCTCCCGATCGGTCGCGAGCGCGATCTGGCCGACATGGACGAGAAGCTCCGCGAAGCACTGGAAAAGCTTCAGGAGAACGGCGCCGGCAGCGCCGAGAAGGCGAGCAAGGTACCGGCGTCCGGTGAAGGCAACGCAGCCGGCGGCGGCATTCACCCGCAGAGCCGCCTGCAACGCGCGGAGTTGATGCGGGACACCGTGTGGTGGCGCCGTGGCGTGTACTATGCCTTGCTGTCGATCGCGGTCCTGTTCCTGACGTTTCCGCTGTTCGCCGGCTATGTCACGCTCGATGTCGGCGGTGAAATCGGAAAGTCCGCTTCCGGCCTCATCGGGCCGATTTTCGGTCTGGTCAGCGGCTTGTTGCCTGGTTTCGCCGCGCCGTGGATCGATGCGGTGGTCAATTATCCGCCGCCGGCCGCGATCCTGGTGGCGCTGCTTGGTATTCTGCTTTGGGTCAACGGCGTGTTGCGCACGCGTATCAACGACCGGGCGCGGGCCGCCTGGAATGTCAACGCCGGGCGCAGTGCGACAATGCTGCAATCGAGCAGGAATGATGCGCATCGCCGCACGTCGCTGTTGGGAACGGTCAGCCTTGGCGCGGGCGCATTGGCCGTGTGGCTTGGTGGAAATTACTACACCGGCTGGGCCTTCGCCGCGGCGGCGCTTGGCTTGCTCGGGATCTATCTCTTGCTGACCCGCAGAGGACCGAGCCCCAAGGCCGTGCCGGCACCTGTCTCTCTCCGCTTCGCCCGCGCCGTGCGGACGGACCCCTTTGCCATACGGGTCTACAACATGCTGAGGGAATATGTGCTGCCGGCGGTATTTCTTACCTTGTCGATTGGCCTCATTTTGTTTGCCGTCAACAAGACCACGTTCGAGGTCGCCGATTCAATGGGCGCCTTCTGTGAGGAGCGGAAGGGAGAATTGCCCAAAACCGAACAGCTGACGGGAAAAGTAGCCGAGTTCAAAACATCGCAGATGTGTAGCGACACCGGCAACTGGTTGCAGGAAGGTGTTCGCTACGAGGTCGCCATTTCAATCAAGAACAAATGGTCCGACAGAACGCTGTGTGCCGATACGCGCGGTGTGGGTGGAGGAAGCGTAACCCATTACTTCGGCACCCTGCTCAAGCGCTGGTGGGCCGAACCGTATTTCAAGCCCATCGCGCGTGTCGGCACATACGGCAATGACGAGTATGTGCTAAATCCCGTCGACCCCGCTGTCGCCAACCCTGGGGTTGCCAACCCCGCAGCCGCTGTCACCTGTCCGAATAACGAGCTCAGGGCAGAGATCAAGCCCAAGGCGTCGGGCGAACTCTATGTCTACGTCAACGACGCGGTGATTGCCTTGCCGGGGTTGAACGACCTGTTTTATCGCGAAGACAACAATCACGGGTCGGCTGAGATAATAGTCAGCAAGGTGAACGTGTTTCCTTGCAAACGATCGGCCGGCTCAGTTCCGCCCGCCGATCCAGTCGACGAGAAGTGCGACGAGCCCAAAGGCGCCGCTGATGGTGCACACGCAAGTCCACCCGCCCCAGCTCCAGGCAACACCGGCCAGCAATGAGCCGATGGCGCCGCCGATGAAGAAGATGCCGACGAACAGGCCGTTGAGGCGGCGGCGCGCCTGGGGCTGAAGCAGATTGACGGCGCGGCGGCCGAGCGTCTGGTCGCCTGTGACGCCGATGTCGAGCAGCACGGCGCTGACGCCCATCAGCACGAGCGGCTGCCATGACGCGCCGGGCTGAGAGGCGCCGGCCCAGGCGGCGAGCGCCATCGCGCCGATCAGCACGAGATGGCAGGCGATGGTGGCGGATCGCGTCCAGCCATGGTCGCCGGCGCGGCCGAACAGCGGCGTGACCACGGCGCCGCCGGCGCCGACGAGCGCGAAGAGTGCAATGCCGCGCTGGCCAAGGCCGAAGGGCGGCTGTGCGAGACGCAAGGCCACCGCCGTCCAGAACAGGCTGAACGCCGCCATCACCAGCGCCGCCGTCAGCGCGCGCCGCCGCAGCACCGGCTCGTCGCGCAGCAGACCGAACAGCGAGGCAATCAGCGCGCCATAGGTGGATTTCGCCTGCGGGCGGCGCTGCGGCAAGGTGAAGGCGAGCACGCCGGC from Mesorhizobium sp. 113-3-3 encodes the following:
- a CDS encoding MFS transporter; translation: MPDTNHGQLCERLPAGTITGPQTLLFAASTGIIVTNLFAPQTLVGLIGPSLGAGAASVGLVAMATLLGYAAGLFFLVPMADLAENRALILRMLLTAALAAGVAAFAPTTASLLIVLFVLGAACSAIQILVPIAASMAPPGEAGRVIGDVMSGLMIGILLARPLASLIADAWGWRAFYGLSAAALVLLAGVLAFTLPQRRPQAKSTYGALIASLFGLLRDEPVLRRRALTAALVMAAFSLFWTAVALRLAQPPFGLGQRGIALFALVGAGGAVVTPLFGRAGDHGWTRSATIACHLVLIGAMALAAWAGASQPGASWQPLVLMGVSAVLLDIGVTGDQTLGRRAVNLLQPQARRRLNGLFVGIFFIGGAIGSLLAGVAWSWGGWTCVCTISGAFGLVALLVDWIGGRN
- a CDS encoding DUF2235 domain-containing protein yields the protein MADVPGDGPSRNIVVFADGTGNSAAKAFKTNVWRLYQALDLTSADQIAVFSDGVGTSQFKPFEIIGLALGFGVKRRVLALYKFLCLNYEPGDRIFAFGFSRGAFTIRVLVGMIASQGLVDFKTEEELDRNALAAYRAYRPKAFGSKLPWVVFARFVRDRAVDLWNEITGSRPYAQVQLQAPAFRSAGEIRIAFVGVWDTVSAYGLPVDELTKAVDKWVWPMTFANRDLLGAVDCARQAFSIDDERRTFFPIPWNEPAPALAAAVRKQIDVPDPRLLQVWFAGCHANVGGGYPDDRLAHIPLCWMIGEAAEQGLQFKKDLVADYWDYASETGRIYDSRSGVSVFYRYHPRDAQDLMERDGKRINHGVKPLVDASVIIRMAKGSDDYAPIALPEHIDVLSPLGERIPFIGLPGKRLAPTSKAKPVDKLPLPIGRERDLADMDEKLREALEKLQENGAGSAEKASKVPASGEGNAAGGGIHPQSRLQRAELMRDTVWWRRGVYYALLSIAVLFLTFPLFAGYVTLDVGGEIGKSASGLIGPIFGLVSGLLPGFAAPWIDAVVNYPPPAAILVALLGILLWVNGVLRTRINDRARAAWNVNAGRSATMLQSSRNDAHRRTSLLGTVSLGAGALAVWLGGNYYTGWAFAAAALGLLGIYLLLTRRGPSPKAVPAPVSLRFARAVRTDPFAIRVYNMLREYVLPAVFLTLSIGLILFAVNKTTFEVADSMGAFCEERKGELPKTEQLTGKVAEFKTSQMCSDTGNWLQEGVRYEVAISIKNKWSDRTLCADTRGVGGGSVTHYFGTLLKRWWAEPYFKPIARVGTYGNDEYVLNPVDPAVANPGVANPAAAVTCPNNELRAEIKPKASGELYVYVNDAVIALPGLNDLFYREDNNHGSAEIIVSKVNVFPCKRSAGSVPPADPVDEKCDEPKGAADGAHASPPAPAPGNTGQQ
- a CDS encoding glycosyl hydrolase 108 family protein, whose translation is MRCTLGQWKVETGEVALFPGSTVPSLPNITNAKAKGGSGTNLLMPGRFEHERGTHKAGKPSGHRAFRQASFQPVWRTADNLDYDLKDRLDFGSSSGDFVWDNIHCAYYDNPEAGYSSAGCQVICGLPQSPSRHMAPETGPWRAFIDSAYGTSQTRFVYLLFTAEELSSVDKIADTALKQVVCFGSSGALAKKVQQALVKQGDLQGTPDGAFGRLSLMALVNFQKRQFGAGAADGVCGEKTAAVLGIDLPTIANAGTAPMPTGPADEATSGNPDLPDETDLAPDVLTMLLVALGLQPPPDAPASTSAGPAAGPAQGSAASTAGPAAVSPPADGGKANFERAQEIVREFEGGYSDDPKDPGGATNFGITRKTLAAWRGKPVSKADVANMSYQEAKEIYFSEYWSKSSCGAMPGPLALAVYNVAVHAGVGTAATYLQKALNQNGAAVAVDGGIGGETLGAIPKTPLPDVIGDVIDLYDAKLRAHPDYEHFKNGFNRRVNKLRLETERWLEEDGEQTLPIPTPNLEEGDPVVTDKVSEFIQALLAALQPGATTITGTTTTTPATTTTTTTPAPGTGTTVAAAASLALLLRQLAQGLDGNPVVLPPNSAATNVLTPVNGALGQWLGKLLDGRKSALGIIGVLASALLTPGTAGAAATTSPLGELIPIIGSIPGLAPIMMPISLALTAWGLLGKIDKYVRAAKQ